The Astyanax mexicanus isolate ESR-SI-001 chromosome 4, AstMex3_surface, whole genome shotgun sequence genome segment aaaatattctcctgaaattcatcaccaacaaccaggatatttaactaagagcaatgttaaactgctgaaagaggtgaagcacaagacATCCTGAAAAacctccagaacacgcagaaattgtttgttacatttaacagacaaattaagccaagtcccgacatggagaaacatcagcactctgtcaagagttttaccaaacagagtgatctcaaaatacaccagcacattcacacaggagagaaaccgtatcactgctcagactgtgggaggagttttactgcacagagtactctcaaaaaacaccagcgcattcacacaggagagaaaccttattactgctcagactgtgggaagagttttaatcaactgagtaatcttaaaaaacaccagcgaattcacacaggagagaaaccgtatcactgctcagactgtgggaggagttttactgcacagagtactctcaaaaaacaccagcgcattcacacaggagagaaaccgtatcactgctcagactgtgggaagagttttactcaacagagtaatctcaaaaatcaccagcgcattcacacaggagagaaaccgtatcactgctcagactgtgggaacagttttaatcaacagagtgctctcaaaaaacaccagcgaattcacacaggagagaaaccgtattactgctcagactgtgggagaagttttactgcacagagtactctcaaaaaacaccagtgcattcacacatattactgctcagaatgtgggaacaGTTTTAGTCAACAAAATACTCTCATACTGCATCAGTGCTTTCACACAAGagtgaaaccatattactgctcagaatgtgagaagtgttttactacacagactcATCTCAAAGttcatcagcgcattcacacaggggagaaaccgtatcactgctcacactgtgggaggagttttactgcacagagtactctcaaaaaacaccagcgcattcacacaggagagaaaccatatcactgctcagactgtgggaagagttttagtcaacagactcatctcaaactgcatcagcgcattcacacaggagagaaaccgtatcactgctcagactgtgggaagagttttagtcaacaaaatactctcaaactgcatcagcgcattcacacaggagagaaaccgtatcactgctcagactgtgggaagagttttactcaacagatacatctcaaaaatcaccagcacattcacacaagagaaaaaaatatcacaaattTGTGATACAAAGTAAAAGTGCGAATCGTAAATCTTTTGGAcggaacaccttatcctacacaaatgtttcacttgggacacgttctgCCAGAAATGAACATGAATTGAATTTAACAATACATATTACAGGTTCAGCTAAATTAATCCAATccggtaggagttcagttctgaagaagttCAAATGAGGGCACTGCCAATGTTTGCCCCAGACGTTAGATTAGCATAACTAAATCCAATCCCCAAATAgatttgcggagcgcggtgggaaagtaatgacaggacgctgatgTTTTTAAAACACAACCAACACCCAACCCCCCCgatgattttaaaacgcatcGCCCCCACTCACTATTAACCACCAGGCCCATTAATATGAAAGGAGAGGGGGAACACTCTAAGCCACTccagagagtgctcccaaaagtgagacccagagccacagagagacgacactgtgcctAGTACGGCtgtgtggaccggaggagcatccagaccccgcagagaggccaacaaaatcctttccagaggttgaataaaacgctccagctgtagttctcatactgaaatcaacccactccaggtttgtgtagtgcagtgtagtgcaAGGTTGCGGGCTCATTCGTTCCCTCTGTTGGtgttggtctatggttcagtcgctctgattaaaaatctgttaccatagagggataAAGAGGaatatctttgtattgcttcacctctatatttacttatatgtgtGGGTTTcaataaaaaagacttttatattaaaatatccgCTCAAGAAATGGTTGATAACCTCTCTGTGacctgatggatcttcagaactacttttgttattattttgtaaGTATTAACAGGCACCCAAATGAGAATTCCAAAAATGTAAgcttttagcagatgctcccaacaggtttacaatgctagtaagTAAGTAATCTCTTTTTATATAACACTTTTTCAGAGCAACTCACAAAGTGTTTTACAGATTaaagaaaatatgtaaaaatagatAAAACTGTCACGCCTGACTCTGTCAACCTGCCTGCTCCTGAAGCCTCTCTGCCTaaagactcagtttcccagcagcctcagGCTCAGAACTACAGTGACTCTGAGAATCACGTGTCTCTCAAGCATTTCCACTTGGTCTTATAAATACTCCCTCAGTGCAACTCCCTAGTTGCTGcgtattatctagttttctatCTCTGTACAAAGCGTTCTTTCTTGTCTCTGATTCTCTGTTTCTTGACCCTTTTTCTGCCTACCGTTTACTCTAGTGCTTAGACCtcgttttgttttatttctggttACCAACTTCTATCAGGGacatt includes the following:
- the LOC125801296 gene encoding zinc finger protein 665-like encodes the protein MEKHQHSVKSFTKQSDLKIHQHIHTGEKPYHCSDCGRSFTAQSTLKKHQRIHTGEKPYYCSDCGKSFNQLSNLKKHQRIHTGEKPYHCSDCGRSFTAQSTLKKHQRIHTGEKPYHCSDCGKSFTQQSNLKNHQRIHTGEKPYHCSDCGNSFNQQSALKKHQRIHTGEKPYYCSDCGRSFTAQSTLKKHQCIHTYYCSECGNSFSQQNTLILHQCFHTRVKPYYCSECEKCFTTQTHLKVHQRIHTGEKPYHCSHCGRSFTAQSTLKKHQRIHTGEKPYHCSDCGKSFSQQTHLKLHQRIHTGEKPYHCSDCGKSFSQQNTLKLHQRIHTGEKPYHCSDCGKSFTQQIHLKNHQHIHTREKNITNL